From the Helicobacter mustelae genome, the window GAATGAAGCGTGTGCCCATCATTAAGGCCATTATTGATGAGGGGATTGCGGTAATGGGTCACATTGGATTGATGCCCCAATTTGCCAGAAGTGAGGGGGGATATAAGATTAAAGGCAGGGATGCTGCAAGTGCAACACTTCTCAAAGAAGAAGCTTTGGCTTTGCAAGAAGCAGGGGTTTTTGGCATCGTGTTAGAGGGGGTGAAGCGCGAGGTGGCTGCAGAGATTACAAAAACCCTACACATTCCCACCATTGGCATTGGTAGTGGGGAGCAATGTGATGGACAGATTTTGGTTTGGAGCGATGTATTTGGTTTTTTTCGGGCTTTTAAGCCCAAGTTTGTGCGCCATTATCTCCAAGGAGAGCAATTGCTAAAAAATGCAATTGCTGAGTATGTGAGTGATGTTAAGAGCGGCAATTTCCCAAGTCTTGAGGAAAGCTATTAAAAATGGAGAGGCATTCTCTAGACTCTCGTCTGGTCAATGTAGAGAGGA encodes:
- the panB gene encoding 3-methyl-2-oxobutanoate hydroxymethyltransferase produces the protein MKTTITSLQKKKNQEKITAITAYDALFGGIFDGEVDFILVGDSLSQSFGGRVDTLGVSIDEMIYHTKAVCRGVQDSLVIGDMSFGSYQNIKQAVKNATRFYKQTRAGAIKLEGGMKRVPIIKAIIDEGIAVMGHIGLMPQFARSEGGYKIKGRDAASATLLKEEALALQEAGVFGIVLEGVKREVAAEITKTLHIPTIGIGSGEQCDGQILVWSDVFGFFRAFKPKFVRHYLQGEQLLKNAIAEYVSDVKSGNFPSLEESY